The genomic interval TTAGGGTAACCTTTTGTTCATTTATTGTAGCGTGGATAGGCAATAAGCTCATCTGCCAAAGCATTGTTATTATACAATATTTATTATTTCTATAAATGCTTATTCCGTATAAGACCCTTTAGTTTTTTGATCTACTCTGTTACCGCGCTTCGAGTCGTTCTGCTAACCATATTTTTATGATAGATTGCCGTGTTATACCTATTCGGTTTGCTTCTTTATCTAGAGAATCAATTATCCAAATAGGAAAATCTACATTCACTCTTTTTTGTTGTTGATTTGGACGTTTTAGTGTGGATAAATCAAGATCACTAATTATATTTTCATTATTATCATCAAATTTCTTATCAAAAATTTCAGCTTTCATATAGTTTTATCTCCGATTGTCGTGATCGTCGAACAGAAATTATTCTGATATTACTTTCACGATAAGTTATAACTGCCGACCAATGTTTGTTAGCAATACAACCAATTATTAA from Methylococcales bacterium carries:
- a CDS encoding CopG family transcriptional regulator, with the protein product MKAEIFDKKFDDNNENIISDLDLSTLKRPNQQQKRVNVDFPIWIIDSLDKEANRIGITRQSIIKIWLAERLEAR